From one Comamonas piscis genomic stretch:
- a CDS encoding acyl-CoA thioesterase, whose protein sequence is MSSQQQNERPQPQPRDAYAQFVRVTTRWADNDAYGHVNNVVYYSWFDTAVNRLLIEKGVLDIEASTSIGLVVETQCHYFAPVSYPQDVDVGVRVAHLGKSSVRYELAIFVAGEPLSAACGHFVHVYVDRGSRRPVALSAATREALETLQLA, encoded by the coding sequence ATGTCTTCTCAGCAGCAAAACGAGCGGCCCCAGCCGCAACCGCGCGACGCGTATGCGCAGTTTGTGCGCGTCACCACGCGCTGGGCCGATAACGATGCCTACGGGCATGTCAACAACGTGGTTTATTACAGCTGGTTCGATACCGCCGTCAACCGCCTGCTGATCGAGAAGGGCGTACTCGATATAGAAGCGAGCACCAGCATTGGCCTGGTGGTGGAGACGCAGTGCCACTATTTTGCGCCGGTGTCGTACCCGCAAGATGTGGATGTGGGCGTGCGCGTGGCGCACTTGGGCAAGAGCAGTGTGCGCTACGAATTGGCCATCTTTGTCGCGGGCGAGCCGCTAAGCGCCGCATGCGGGCATTTTGTCCATGTGTATGTCGATCGCGGCAGCCGTCGCCCAGTGGCGCTGTCTGCTGCCACCCGCGAGGCTTTGGAGACCTTGCAGTTGGCTTAG